The genomic DNA acattctttccccttttctTTTGGATAAGGGAAAGGCTGAGAGACAATAATGGTCACTTCCATTAATTGATGAAAAAGATATTATCGAGTATAGTTCATACTACGACATGCAGTTAGTTCCCAGGAATTGTCATCTTCAAAAAATTGGAGTTGGTTGACATTAAAGTGAGGGAAAAGACTAGTGGTATCTGTATTAAGTTTATATTGCAAGGACTTAGCTGGAACCCTAGAAGGATGACTGGCTGAGAATTAGAACTCAGCAGTCTTTTGTTGAATTTTCTCTCCAAAAGCAAATATTCTACAAATTTGTATAGTTGTTGATAACTTTTGAGACAACTACTTAAACAAAGATAAGATGACAGTCATAGTCAGAAAGGCCCATTGTTCTCAGGCCTGAGGGTTGTGTTCAATTCGCAACAACCCTTCTCTATCAGAAATAAAAATTTTGTCAGGTTAATGTTATCATGCAATTTAACACTAAACCAAACAAAACTGCCCAGCATATCTAGCTCGACAGTAGAAAATGAAAACTAAGTTGTACGCAGACAATTTCCCTGCTCTAAATGACGGTAAAAAATGAAAATGGGCATTTTCTCAACTCCTAACTAGAGAGGTTGCTGATGAAACTTAACACTTGTAATGTCAAAATCCTTCAGTTAACATGTTTTGTTTATCTTTTGGCCCAAGATAAAGAGTCAATACCTTGAGCGCTAGTTTTCCCTTACTTTTCATTATATGCAAACTGTCCGCCAAATGCATTTGGTCCCCAGATAAACATATTTCTTGAAAAACGTTTCACAGATACTGCTCATATTAACTGACATGAAAGATCATGACAGTAACTTTTTAGCATGCCTGATTTTTGTTTTTCAGTCATGTAATGTTATGCCTCTCTCTACTTATTAACAATAAGTTGATTTCATTCGCTTTGCCCTAAGTTGATTTCATTCCCTTTGCCCAGCAGTATTTACGGAATGTCTAAGGTTTCGAACCTTTTCAAAGACAAGAAGTGTATGTGAGTCACCAAGTGATTCCTCTGTATGGGTATCATCTACTCTCGAACATAGTTAAGGACATGGACTCTAGAACATGCAAGTAACGAGTCATAAAACTGCAACAATTATACAGAAATAGGAAATGGTAGACAAAAGAAGAAACGTACCCAAAAGTGAGATTTGCCATGAGGCAAATTGGTCATCTTTATTTTTGTGGGGGTGCCATTGCTATCACACACTTTCTCATCATCCACTTCAGCGAAATGTGACACGTCATCCCAAGAGGGTGAAATGACAAAGCTACCCTCTTCAGTAAATTCCTGTTTGGTACCCATAAGTTTATGAGACTTGTGCATTTGACCCCTAAAGTTACCAAACAGCCCTTTCTTACCCTTGTTTTCATTAAGAAACAAAGCACCAATCTGAACTCTCTCAGGACTAAACCTACCACTAAACCTGTAATCAAAAGAATCATGACGTTTGCTCCTGCTGAATATTCTGAATGAGGAGGAGAAAGTTGCATGCTTGCCCACATATGGACCATCAAGAACAGTAGTGGGGGAGGGTGTTTTGGTAATTAGCCTAGAGTACTCCATTGGTTGTAGCCTTGGAGGAAGCTCCAAGCATTTTTGGTGGGGTGGGAGAGGTACTAAGGCAGTGCAGGGTCTGGGCTTTCCAGGCTCTTCTTCCCACAGGAATGGAACTGAAGCTGAGGTTTGGTGTGGTGGAGATGAGAGAATTGAAGGCTTTGGTGATAGCTTTGGTGAAGGAGACAACATGAGTAGCTTAGGTGTGGAGCTTTCTTCTGATACCATcactgtgtgtgtgtgtgtgtgtgtgtttttctTTTTCCAGCTACATGTAGGAGGAGTGAAAGGAGTGTGGTGGGGAAAACAAAATAATGTTGTTGACTTGTTGTAGCTACCTAGTCACAGCAATATGGATGGCCCTAGATAGAAATAGGGAAAAGATACACATGCACTTTTTTTGGTGATTCTTTACAGTATTTTCATTTTTTGTCTGCTAGATATTTGACTAAACAATTCATTCTAGCCCGGAGAGGAACTGGGGGAGTGAAGTGAATTGAGCCTGGATCACTCTCATCTGTCATTATATTTTTAGTCTCAAATTAcggaaaaatataaaatattttagttcCATTTCTCCTAATACTATCCGGTCCTTCCTAAATTATAATTCTGGTATTCCGCCGCTGCTATTTtcatattttctttattattttaatttgtatCGATTAATATGTTAGAACTAGAATTCACCAAATATGTACTACATTTAGGTTTGTGCACAGTGCTACCCTGAAATAATTGATATTTGAAAGTGCGACAATCTCTTCCAAACAATAAGTTATTATGAAGTGCTTGTATGGGCACCTTGCCTTGATTTTACAAACTCATGTGTACAATTCTCCTCTCGAtaacaaaaaatataaaatattgttaattttaaattatattccGGAAACAGTAAATATAAGAAATTAATGAAATTGCAGTGTTACGGATGACAATTTGTACCGAACCGATGAATAACCGATCCGTACCGATCCGATCGGGTTTTACCGAATCCGAAtatttcgggttcgggtttgatttttaaaCCCGAATCATTTTCGGGTCGGGTTTGAGTTTAATACATACCGTTCCGAACCCGACCCGAAATCCCGAAACCCGTTCCGTTccgacccgaacccgaacccgatccgaaacccgtgttaatatataaataatattttatattttataagaagtaatatataatataatatattactaatattaGTACTAAAAAAGTGTGCTTTTTACAAACTATTGCATTCAAGTCTTTAAATCATAACATGTGTTAATACAAGTATACTAAAGGTCAAGATTATTGCATTATTTCACTAACAATTTTATTCACAGAGGTATGATTCATTGTCATCTCTGAACCCACTAattcaatcccaaaaatttcaaaatcGTCATATTTATGAACACTAATCAGATCTTAGTAAATTTTCACCAGAATTTGTGCAAATTAAGTTGCAATTTGATAGTGATCTACAAACCtgaacccgaacccgaacccgaaccgaaCCTGATGGATTCGGGTTCGGGTTTAGTGGTTCGGATTTTTCggggttcgggttcgggttcgaGTTTGGCAAAAATAATCAGGTTCGAGTTTGATTTTTGCTAAACCCGTTTCGACCGACCTGATTGTCATCCCTATTGTCACGAGGAGAACGTCCAGTGTGGTTAGGAGAAAGTACAGTAAGT from Apium graveolens cultivar Ventura chromosome 5, ASM990537v1, whole genome shotgun sequence includes the following:
- the LOC141724023 gene encoding uncharacterized protein At4g00950-like, whose translation is MVSEESSTPKLLMLSPSPKLSPKPSILSSPPHQTSASVPFLWEEEPGKPRPCTALVPLPPHQKCLELPPRLQPMEYSRLITKTPSPTTVLDGPYVGKHATFSSSFRIFSRSKRHDSFDYRFSGRFSPERVQIGALFLNENKGKKGLFGNFRGQMHKSHKLMGTKQEFTEEGSFVISPSWDDVSHFAEVDDEKVCDSNGTPTKIKMTNLPHGKSHFWATMCEGFKHAIPWKSRKSKKQFHIV